The following are from one region of the Mangifera indica cultivar Alphonso chromosome 14, CATAS_Mindica_2.1, whole genome shotgun sequence genome:
- the LOC123196939 gene encoding histone H1: protein MATEEPVVAVESAPEPASEPADEKPATKPSKAKAAKEAKAKKPSAARKRRSPPSHPPYEEMIKDAIVTLKEKTGSSQYAITKFIEEKQKQLPPNFKKLLLFHLKKLVASGKLAKVKSSFKLPSARAAAHKPAPAPAPAKKKPAPAAKTKAKTPAAKPKETKTTKAVAKAPAKAKPAAKPKAKPAAKTKAVTAKAKAAPAKAKPAAKPKSVAAAKPKAAPKPKPKPAKASRTSTRSSPGKKAAAVPKSAPKKAAAPKKAPAKSVKRKSVKSPAKTKVSAGKGRK from the exons ATGGCCACTGAAGAGCCCGTTGTCGCTGTCGAGTCCGCTCCTGAGCCAGCCTCCGAACCGGCTGACGAGAAACCGGCTACCAAACCCTCTAAAGCAAAGGCTGCTAAAGAAGCCAAAGCTAAGAAGCCATCTGCTGCTAGGAAGCGTAGAAGCCCTCCCTCTCACCCTCCTTATGAAGAG ATGATCAAGGACGCAATTGTTACTTTGAAAGAAAAGACTGGTTCCAGTCAGTATGCGATTACGAAGTTTATTGAGGAGAAGCAAAAACAATTGCCGCCGAACTTTAAGAAGCTTTTGCTTTTTCATTTGAAGAAGCTTGTGGCTTCTGGAAAGCTCGCGAAGGTGAAAAGCTCGTTTAAGCTGCCATCAGCTAGGGCGGCAGCTCATAAACCTGCTCCGGCTCCTGCTCCAGCAAAGAAGAAGCCTGCTCCTGCAGCAAAAACCAAGGCTAAAACTCCTGCTGCCAAGCCGAAGGAAACTAAGACTACAAAGGCAGTGGCTAAAGCTCCGGCTAAGGCTAAGCCGGCTGCTAAGCCGAAAGCAAAACCGGCTGCCAAGACCAAGGCGGTGACTGCTAAAGCAAAGGCTGCTCCTGCTAAAGCTAAGCCTGCCGCCAAGCCAAAATCTGTGGCTGCAGCTAAGCCAAAGGCGGCACCAAAGCCAAAGCCAAAGCCTGCTAAGGCTTCGAGAACCTCTACAAGGAGCTCTCCAGGGAAGAAGGCGGCTGCTGTTCCCAAATCGGCTCCAAAGAAAGCTGCGGCTCCGAAGAAGGCGCCGGCTAAGAGTGTGAAGCGGAAGAGCGTAAAATCACCGGCGAAGACGAAAGTTTCTGCAGGGAAGGGAAGGAAGTGA